Proteins encoded in a region of the bacterium genome:
- a CDS encoding arginine--tRNA ligase: MLEDLLRKSLLAVLEKYGVFEEDVQVELEKPRERSHGDLSTNLALVLGKRLGRKPRELAGEIAADIKFPREVIESVEIAGPGFINFRIAREHQVDLLLDVWNPAGALANIQTAGGKRINVEFISANPTGPLNVVSARAGAFGMTMVRLLEAVGYDAHAEYYVNDAGRQVELLGQSLRARYLQLLGEPVEFPEDGYHGQYLETMAAGLLEQDETAIRAASAAFNDESFQRVAAPSGCADDWRRLPEEESVRCFSKYALMTILGWQRETCRRFGLRFDTWYFESELHETKRLDRALERLRKLEAVYEEDGAVWFKSTTHDDEKDRVLVRADGRPTYFLADIAYHYHKFQRGFEHAIDFWGPDHHGYISRMQGAMTSLGIEEGWLEVQILQHVTFLEGGQPIKMSKRAGSFVTMDALIDEVGADVTKYIFLTRKPNSHLDFDLDLAKDQTEKNPVLKIKYAHARICSLLSEAAARGIDIGEPDAASLAHLEHEAEWALVAELIRLPRIIVSAAWSREPHRLAVYADEIAALYNEFYTKCRRILEQPEDRRRSQLHLSLVTRHVIRVLLDLVGVEAPEKMEKRD; the protein is encoded by the coding sequence ATGCTTGAGGACCTGCTGAGGAAGAGCCTGCTGGCCGTGCTGGAGAAGTACGGCGTCTTCGAGGAGGATGTGCAGGTCGAGCTCGAGAAGCCGCGCGAACGCAGTCATGGCGACCTGAGCACGAACCTGGCGCTGGTCCTGGGCAAGCGCCTGGGGCGCAAGCCGCGCGAGCTGGCCGGCGAGATCGCCGCCGACATCAAGTTCCCCCGTGAGGTGATCGAATCGGTCGAGATCGCCGGGCCGGGGTTCATCAACTTCCGGATCGCGCGCGAGCACCAGGTCGACCTGCTGCTCGACGTGTGGAACCCGGCCGGTGCGCTGGCGAACATCCAGACGGCCGGCGGCAAGCGCATCAACGTCGAGTTCATCAGCGCCAACCCGACCGGCCCGCTGAACGTGGTGTCGGCCCGCGCCGGCGCGTTCGGCATGACCATGGTCCGGCTGCTCGAGGCCGTCGGTTACGATGCGCATGCCGAGTACTACGTCAACGACGCCGGCCGCCAGGTCGAGCTGCTCGGGCAGTCGCTGCGGGCGCGCTACCTGCAACTGCTCGGCGAGCCGGTCGAGTTCCCCGAAGACGGCTACCACGGCCAGTACCTCGAGACCATGGCTGCCGGGCTGCTCGAACAGGACGAGACGGCCATCCGCGCCGCATCGGCGGCCTTCAACGACGAGAGCTTCCAGCGGGTTGCCGCACCGAGCGGCTGCGCCGACGACTGGCGGCGCCTGCCGGAAGAGGAATCGGTGCGCTGCTTCTCGAAGTATGCGCTGATGACGATCCTCGGCTGGCAGCGGGAGACCTGCCGGCGTTTCGGACTCCGTTTCGACACCTGGTACTTCGAGTCCGAGCTGCACGAGACGAAGCGACTCGACCGCGCCCTGGAGCGCCTGCGCAAGCTGGAGGCGGTGTACGAGGAGGACGGCGCCGTCTGGTTCAAGTCGACGACGCACGACGACGAGAAGGACCGCGTACTGGTGCGAGCCGACGGCCGGCCGACCTACTTCCTGGCTGACATCGCCTACCACTACCACAAGTTCCAGCGCGGCTTCGAGCACGCGATCGACTTCTGGGGCCCCGACCACCACGGCTACATCAGCCGGATGCAGGGCGCGATGACCTCCCTCGGCATCGAGGAAGGCTGGCTCGAGGTGCAGATCCTCCAGCATGTCACCTTCCTGGAGGGCGGCCAGCCGATCAAGATGTCGAAGCGGGCCGGCTCGTTCGTCACCATGGACGCGCTGATCGACGAGGTGGGCGCCGACGTTACGAAGTACATCTTCCTGACCCGGAAGCCGAACAGCCACCTGGATTTCGACCTGGACCTGGCCAAGGACCAGACCGAGAAGAACCCGGTGCTGAAGATCAAGTATGCCCACGCGCGCATCTGTTCGCTGCTGTCCGAGGCCGCTGCCCGCGGCATCGACATCGGCGAACCCGATGCCGCCTCGCTGGCGCATCTCGAGCACGAGGCCGAGTGGGCGCTCGTGGCGGAACTGATCCGCCTGCCGCGCATCATCGTCTCGGCGGCATGGTCCCGCGAGCCGCACCGGCTGGCCGTCTATGCGGACGAGATCGCCGCTCTCTACAACGAGTTCTACACGAAGTGCCGGCGGATCCTCGAGCAGCCCGAGGATCGGCGCCGCTCGCAGCTCCACCTGAGCCTGGTGACGCGGCACGTCATCCGCGTGCTTTTGGACCTGGTCGGCGTCGAGGCGCCGGAGAAGATGGAAAAGAGGGATTGA
- a CDS encoding sugar kinase produces MSIVVVGSVAYDTVETPRERRERQLGGSASFFAVAARGRGQVRCVGVVGDDFREEDLALLAKHADISGIKRVPGKSFHWSGRYHADLIERDTLATELGVFADFQPEIPAMWRDSEYLFLANIHPALQAGVLDLMRGPRLVALDTMNLWIDTTPDLLRTILARVDVLLVNEGEARLLTGQRSLARAAAAIRAMGPARVIVKKGEHGAVFFGRDSVLAVPALILDEVVDPTGAGDCFAGGFMGSLAEAGIGRDAPDAAFRQAMLDGTVTASFCPEGFNVEGLLRVDQAAYDARLHELRSMMTP; encoded by the coding sequence ATGTCTATCGTGGTGGTTGGTTCTGTCGCCTATGACACCGTCGAGACGCCTCGCGAGCGGCGCGAGCGCCAGCTCGGCGGCAGCGCCAGCTTCTTCGCCGTGGCTGCGCGTGGCCGCGGCCAGGTGCGCTGCGTCGGCGTCGTCGGCGACGATTTCCGCGAAGAGGACCTGGCGCTGCTGGCAAAGCACGCTGACATCAGCGGCATCAAGCGCGTGCCCGGGAAGAGCTTCCACTGGTCGGGGCGTTATCACGCCGACCTGATCGAACGCGACACGCTGGCCACGGAACTCGGCGTCTTCGCCGACTTCCAGCCCGAGATTCCCGCTATGTGGCGCGATTCGGAATACCTGTTCCTGGCCAACATCCACCCCGCATTGCAGGCGGGCGTGCTCGACCTCATGCGCGGACCGCGCCTTGTCGCGCTCGATACCATGAACCTCTGGATCGACACGACGCCGGACCTGCTGCGCACGATCCTGGCCCGCGTGGACGTGCTGCTGGTCAACGAGGGAGAGGCGCGGCTGCTGACGGGGCAGCGCAGCCTGGCGCGCGCGGCTGCGGCCATCCGTGCGATGGGGCCGGCCCGTGTCATCGTGAAGAAGGGCGAGCACGGCGCGGTGTTCTTCGGCCGCGACTCGGTGCTGGCCGTGCCGGCGCTGATCCTCGACGAGGTCGTCGACCCCACGGGCGCCGGCGACTGTTTCGCCGGCGGCTTCATGGGCTCGCTGGCCGAGGCCGGGATCGGCCGCGACGCCCCCGACGCAGCCTTCCGGCAGGCCATGCTCGACGGTACCGTGACGGCCAGTTTCTGCCCCGAAGGGTTCAACGTGGAGGGCCTGCTGCGGGTCGACCAGGCGGCCTACGATGCCCGCCTGCACGAACTGCGGAGCATGATGACGCCCTGA